From Paucibacter aquatile, the proteins below share one genomic window:
- the secA gene encoding preprotein translocase subunit SecA, translating into MLPKLLTQIFGSRNERLLKGYRRVVQQINALEPKFEALDDEALRAKTAEFKARVAQGESLDALLPEAFAVVREGSKRALKMRHFDVQLIGGMVLHAGKVAEMRTGEGKTLMGTLPVYLNALTGKGVHLVTVNDYLAKRDAEWMAQLYNFLGLSVGINLPNMPREQKQAAYAADVTYGTNNEYGFDYLRDNMVHDVADRVQRPLAYAIVDEVDSILIDEARTPLIISGQADDQTDVYLAINQVAPRLKKQIGELDPRTGEGVIEPGDFTVDEKSHQIYLTEDGHDNAERLLAEAGLLPEGASLYDAANISLMHHLYAALRAHHIYHRDQHYVVQNGEVTIVDEFTGRLMTGRRWSDGLHQAVEAKEGVAVQSENQTLASITFQNYFRMYGKLGGMTGTADTEAYEFQEIYGLETVVIPPNRPTQRRDELDLVYKTNKEKFEAVVRDIRDCHERGQPVLVGTTSIENSELISALLNKEKLPHQVLNAKQHAKEAEIVAQAGRPGVITIATNMAGRGTDIVLGGNVENQVKVIEADASLPDSVKAERIAKLKSEWAGLHEAVKAQGGLRIIATERHESRRIDNQLRGRSGRQGDPGSSRFYLSLDDQLMRIFAGDRVRAIMDRLKMPEGEAIEAGIVTRSIESAQRKVEGRNFDIRKQLLEYDDVSNDQRKVIYQQRNDILEADSLVEQITNLRASSLTDVVRTFVPAESLEEQWDLASLERVLRDEWQLEVPLKALVEKSDAITDEEIVEAVVKAGDASFNDKIARVGIEQLTPFMRMVLLQSIDQHWREHLASLDYLRQGIHLRGYAQKNPKQEYKREAFELFSQLLDVVKMEVTRTLLNVRIQSQEEADRAAQAMEARADQVSNVTYTHPNEDGSVSQDPADGFDVSKYGHVGRNDPCPCGSGKKFKACHGKLS; encoded by the coding sequence ATGTTGCCCAAGCTTCTCACCCAGATTTTCGGTAGCCGCAATGAGCGCTTGCTCAAGGGCTATCGCCGCGTCGTCCAGCAGATCAATGCGCTGGAACCCAAGTTCGAAGCCCTCGATGACGAAGCTCTGCGGGCCAAGACCGCCGAGTTCAAGGCACGCGTGGCCCAGGGCGAATCGCTCGATGCCCTGCTGCCCGAGGCCTTTGCCGTTGTGCGCGAAGGCAGCAAGCGCGCGCTCAAGATGCGCCACTTCGATGTGCAGCTGATCGGCGGCATGGTGCTGCATGCCGGCAAGGTCGCTGAAATGCGCACCGGTGAAGGCAAGACCCTGATGGGCACGCTGCCGGTCTACCTGAATGCACTGACCGGCAAGGGCGTGCATCTGGTGACGGTCAACGACTACCTGGCCAAGCGTGACGCCGAGTGGATGGCCCAGCTCTACAACTTCCTCGGCTTGAGCGTGGGCATCAACCTGCCCAATATGCCGCGCGAGCAGAAGCAGGCCGCCTACGCCGCCGATGTGACCTACGGCACCAACAACGAGTACGGCTTCGACTACCTGCGCGACAACATGGTCCACGACGTGGCCGACCGCGTGCAGCGCCCGCTGGCCTACGCCATCGTCGACGAGGTGGACTCCATCCTGATCGACGAAGCGCGCACCCCGCTGATCATCTCGGGCCAGGCCGACGACCAGACCGATGTGTACCTGGCCATCAACCAGGTGGCACCGCGCCTGAAGAAGCAGATTGGCGAACTGGACCCGCGCACCGGCGAGGGCGTGATCGAGCCGGGTGACTTCACCGTCGACGAGAAGTCGCACCAGATCTACCTGACCGAAGACGGCCACGACAACGCCGAGCGCCTGCTCGCCGAAGCCGGCCTCCTGCCCGAGGGCGCCAGCCTTTACGACGCGGCCAATATCTCGCTGATGCATCATCTGTATGCAGCGCTGCGTGCCCACCACATCTACCACCGCGACCAGCATTACGTGGTGCAGAACGGTGAAGTCACCATCGTCGACGAGTTCACCGGTCGCCTGATGACCGGCCGCCGCTGGAGCGATGGCCTGCACCAGGCCGTGGAGGCCAAGGAAGGCGTGGCGGTGCAGAGCGAGAACCAGACCCTGGCCTCGATCACCTTCCAGAACTACTTCCGCATGTACGGCAAGCTGGGCGGCATGACCGGCACGGCCGACACCGAAGCCTACGAGTTCCAGGAAATCTACGGCCTGGAAACCGTGGTGATCCCGCCCAACCGCCCGACCCAGCGTCGCGACGAGCTGGACCTGGTCTACAAGACCAACAAGGAAAAGTTCGAAGCCGTGGTGCGCGACATCCGCGACTGCCACGAGCGTGGCCAGCCCGTGCTGGTGGGCACCACCTCGATCGAGAACTCCGAGCTGATCTCGGCTCTGCTGAACAAGGAAAAGCTGCCGCATCAGGTGCTGAACGCCAAGCAGCATGCCAAGGAAGCCGAGATCGTGGCCCAGGCCGGCCGCCCCGGCGTGATCACCATCGCCACCAATATGGCCGGTCGCGGCACCGACATCGTGCTGGGCGGCAATGTCGAAAACCAGGTCAAGGTCATCGAGGCCGACGCCTCGCTGCCCGATTCGGTCAAGGCCGAGCGCATCGCCAAGCTCAAGAGCGAGTGGGCTGGCTTGCATGAGGCCGTCAAGGCCCAAGGCGGCCTGCGCATCATCGCCACCGAGCGTCACGAAAGCCGCCGCATCGACAACCAACTGCGTGGCCGTTCGGGCCGTCAGGGCGACCCGGGCAGCTCGCGCTTCTACCTGTCGCTGGACGACCAGCTGATGCGCATCTTCGCGGGCGACCGCGTGCGCGCCATCATGGACCGCCTGAAGATGCCCGAGGGCGAGGCCATCGAGGCCGGCATCGTCACCCGCTCGATCGAAAGCGCGCAGCGCAAGGTCGAAGGCCGCAACTTCGACATTCGCAAGCAACTGCTCGAGTACGACGACGTCTCGAACGACCAGCGCAAGGTCATCTACCAGCAGCGCAACGACATCCTCGAAGCCGATAGCCTGGTCGAGCAGATCACCAATCTGCGCGCCAGCAGCCTGACCGATGTGGTGCGCACCTTCGTCCCGGCCGAGAGCCTGGAAGAGCAGTGGGATCTGGCCAGCCTGGAGCGCGTGCTGCGCGACGAGTGGCAGCTGGAGGTGCCGCTCAAGGCCCTGGTCGAGAAGAGCGACGCCATCACCGACGAAGAAATCGTCGAAGCCGTGGTCAAGGCCGGCGATGCCTCTTTCAACGACAAGATCGCCCGCGTCGGCATCGAGCAGCTGACGCCTTTCATGCGCATGGTGCTGCTGCAAAGCATTGACCAACACTGGCGCGAGCATCTGGCCTCGCTGGACTATCTGCGCCAGGGCATCCATCTGCGCGGCTATGCCCAGAAGAACCCCAAGCAGGAGTACAAGCGCGAAGCCTTCGAGCTGTTCTCGCAGCTGCTGGACGTGGTGAAGATGGAAGTCACCCGCACCCTGCTCAATGTGCGCATCCAGTCGCAGGAAGAGGCCGACCGCGCCGCCCAAGCCATGGAAGCGCGCGCCGACCAGGTCAGCAACGTCACCTACACCCATCCCAACGAGGATGGCTCGGTCTCGCAGGACCCGGCCGATGGCTTCGATGTGTCCAAGTACGGCCATGTCGGCCGCAACGACCCCTGCCCCTGCGGCAGCGGCAAGAAGTTCAAGGCCTGCCACGGCAAGCTGAGCTGA
- a CDS encoding PEP-CTERM sorting domain-containing protein: MRTKQAVVVMSLATALMGLASQVQAGPVTQLTLGADGAFSNPSVGNKSGQNFANVFSGLLLSADTLVSGNLFTKANMAVDVEEVFLLKLDGNGKADPASRLSFTQTVGRDWSKPGYGAEEWTLAPVSLSAGQWELHVNGYLEGAKHGAAFNGQLKTGSNNVPEPQSLALSLVALAAMAGLSRRRQKA, translated from the coding sequence ATGCGTACAAAACAAGCTGTCGTCGTGATGTCCCTGGCCACCGCCCTGATGGGCCTGGCTTCGCAAGTCCAAGCCGGCCCGGTCACTCAGCTGACTCTGGGGGCCGATGGCGCATTCTCGAACCCGAGCGTTGGCAACAAGAGCGGCCAGAACTTCGCCAACGTCTTCAGCGGCTTGCTGCTGAGCGCCGACACCCTGGTCAGCGGCAATCTCTTCACCAAGGCCAATATGGCCGTGGACGTGGAAGAGGTGTTCCTGCTCAAGCTCGATGGCAATGGCAAGGCCGACCCGGCCAGCCGCCTGTCCTTCACCCAGACCGTGGGCCGTGACTGGTCCAAGCCCGGCTACGGTGCCGAAGAGTGGACCCTGGCTCCTGTGAGCCTGAGCGCCGGCCAGTGGGAGCTGCATGTCAACGGCTACCTGGAAGGTGCCAAGCATGGCGCGGCTTTCAACGGCCAGCTCAAGACCGGCAGCAACAACGTGCCCGAGCCACAAAGCCTGGCCCTGAGCCTGGTGGCTCTGGCCGCCATGGCCGGCCTCAGCCGCCGCCGCCAGAAGGCCTGA
- a CDS encoding PEP-CTERM sorting domain-containing protein — translation MSTLFKKTLTAATLALIAGTASAASVDLLFVNNSGELELDTSYTDTAGRQLESFGYATGALQFENRAGASFYAFCVELAQDYASTRRGFQTYSEGSFSAGENKLLQGLFATSFSNSLNASQQAAFQTAVWEITHETAGNPLNVAAGQGAFFVQGLGGATVAEQNAFVASVNGYLQAAASYNGPDLYTITKLSNADYQDLLTVSAVPEPGSLAMIMAGLGVIGFTARRRRQA, via the coding sequence ATGTCGACCCTGTTCAAGAAGACCCTGACCGCCGCCACCTTGGCCCTGATCGCCGGCACCGCATCGGCCGCCAGCGTGGACCTGCTCTTCGTCAACAACTCCGGCGAGCTGGAGCTGGACACCTCCTACACCGACACCGCCGGCCGCCAGCTGGAATCCTTCGGTTATGCCACCGGGGCCCTGCAGTTCGAGAACCGCGCCGGTGCCAGCTTCTACGCCTTTTGCGTCGAACTGGCCCAGGACTACGCCAGCACCCGCCGCGGCTTCCAGACCTACTCGGAAGGCAGCTTCAGTGCCGGTGAAAACAAGCTGCTGCAAGGCCTGTTTGCCACCAGCTTCAGCAACTCGCTGAACGCCAGCCAGCAAGCCGCCTTCCAGACCGCGGTCTGGGAAATTACCCACGAAACCGCGGGCAACCCGCTCAATGTGGCCGCCGGCCAGGGTGCTTTCTTCGTGCAAGGCCTGGGCGGCGCCACCGTGGCCGAGCAGAACGCCTTTGTCGCCAGCGTCAACGGCTATCTGCAAGCCGCCGCCAGCTACAACGGCCCCGACCTTTACACCATCACCAAGCTCAGCAACGCCGACTACCAGGATCTGCTGACCGTCAGCGCCGTGCCCGAGCCGGGCAGCCTGGCCATGATCATGGCCGGTCTGGGTGTGATTGGCTTTACCGCACGCCGCCGTCGTCAAGCCTGA
- a CDS encoding choice-of-anchor A family protein, which produces MKKTTQLKTGLQLVSAALALLGAGAAHAVPTIDFGAAKGFSAFILGNVEQANDIEGRMAVGGNLTANGLSINYRTPSTVTGPALVVGGDVKLQGGRIYSNAPAGVDSTKGSHLPYWDQSLSKYGNSYGVFGGSKAGSSASLDLRQQSGLIDFNAAATTLRNTTAQLGSLSATGKTQISSYTANGKTQISGISFVGTGADFEVFNVNTATFRNLSLSGIKAGATVVINYTGSDAVLFAGGQLTQNVAIGGLDPWGKPATQLDALNSNVLFNFSKATDVTVGSFVGGSILAPYALVYGGEQRTGGGHLEGQLMALGLKSNLEIGYSPLVSAVPEPGSYAMLLAGLGVIGFVARRRRVR; this is translated from the coding sequence ATGAAGAAGACGACCCAGCTCAAGACTGGCCTCCAACTGGTTTCTGCAGCCCTGGCGCTGCTGGGTGCCGGCGCTGCGCACGCCGTGCCCACCATCGACTTCGGCGCTGCCAAGGGCTTCAGCGCCTTCATCCTTGGCAATGTCGAGCAAGCGAATGACATCGAGGGCCGCATGGCCGTCGGTGGCAATCTGACGGCCAACGGCCTGTCCATCAACTACCGCACTCCGTCCACGGTGACGGGCCCGGCCCTGGTGGTCGGCGGCGATGTGAAACTCCAGGGCGGCCGCATCTACAGCAATGCGCCGGCCGGCGTCGATTCCACCAAGGGTTCTCACCTGCCTTACTGGGACCAAAGCCTGAGCAAGTACGGCAACAGCTACGGCGTGTTCGGCGGCAGCAAGGCCGGCTCTTCCGCCTCGCTGGACCTGCGTCAGCAAAGCGGCCTGATCGACTTCAACGCCGCGGCCACCACCCTGCGCAACACCACCGCCCAGCTGGGCAGCCTCAGCGCCACCGGCAAGACGCAAATCAGCAGCTACACCGCCAACGGCAAGACCCAAATCAGCGGTATCAGCTTCGTCGGCACCGGCGCTGACTTTGAAGTCTTCAACGTCAACACCGCCACCTTCCGCAATCTGAGCCTGAGCGGCATCAAGGCCGGCGCCACCGTGGTGATCAACTACACCGGCAGCGATGCCGTGCTGTTTGCCGGCGGCCAACTGACCCAGAATGTGGCCATCGGCGGCCTGGACCCCTGGGGCAAGCCCGCCACCCAGCTGGACGCGCTGAACAGCAATGTGCTGTTCAACTTCAGCAAGGCCACCGATGTGACCGTGGGCAGCTTTGTCGGCGGCAGCATCCTGGCGCCCTACGCCCTGGTCTACGGCGGCGAGCAACGCACCGGCGGCGGCCACCTCGAAGGCCAGCTCATGGCCCTGGGCCTGAAGAGCAATCTGGAAATTGGCTACTCGCCCCTGGTCTCGGCCGTGCCGGAGCCGGGCAGCTACGCCATGCTGCTGGCCGGCCTGGGCGTGATCGGTTTCGTCGCCCGCCGCCGCCGCGTGCGCTGA
- a CDS encoding DUF2325 domain-containing protein, which yields MSLAYIAYLAYKETRMCDSPNVFTALIEGEAQTGSAAPALLGGLARKPALPKEPAAAEHRLGSRRRRLWELPSQALCPVIGVCLPMPLLRRRLGRLPGINPRANDYELHCLAIDACGQRSDVAELLQRELDQRFIRTLRLAATCKTTLALAAWWAAAAQGQPLREGEPPLDVAACFWATLTHARCEHSLQEQVLRDIHMLQHQVGAANRADLGRLEALADENAVLAAELARVQQRSQRVLQERAAAQERQAAELVQLRAQLLGRDNLLASLRDDMQALEAAAPGLRHRQEQAEQIRHQLSRIQDLERALLRARQDAALAEQRQRESQAELQRLQTLAPAEPVANAAPEPASSPDLGERAVLCVGGRPSVVPIYRQLIEGTGGRFLHHDGGEEDAVAKLDASLAAADLVICQTGCISHDAYWRVKDHCKRHGKRCVYVESPSASSLRRALGALEAGSSAAAADDAT from the coding sequence TTGTCCCTCGCCTACATCGCCTACCTCGCCTACAAGGAGACCCGCATGTGTGACAGCCCCAATGTCTTCACCGCCCTGATCGAGGGCGAAGCCCAAACCGGCTCGGCCGCCCCCGCCCTGCTCGGTGGACTGGCCCGCAAGCCGGCGCTGCCGAAAGAACCCGCGGCGGCGGAGCACCGCCTGGGTTCGCGCCGACGCCGGCTCTGGGAGCTGCCCAGCCAGGCCTTGTGCCCGGTGATCGGCGTTTGCCTGCCCATGCCCTTGCTGCGGCGCCGCCTGGGGCGCCTGCCCGGCATCAACCCGCGCGCCAACGATTACGAGCTGCACTGCCTGGCCATCGACGCCTGCGGCCAGCGCAGCGATGTGGCCGAGCTGCTGCAGCGCGAGCTGGATCAGCGCTTCATCCGCACCCTGCGCCTGGCGGCGACCTGCAAGACCACCCTGGCCCTGGCCGCCTGGTGGGCCGCGGCCGCCCAGGGCCAGCCCCTGCGCGAGGGCGAGCCGCCGCTCGACGTCGCCGCCTGCTTTTGGGCCACCCTGACGCACGCGCGCTGCGAGCACAGCCTGCAGGAACAGGTGCTGCGCGACATCCACATGCTGCAGCACCAGGTGGGCGCGGCCAACCGCGCCGATCTGGGCCGGCTGGAAGCCCTGGCCGACGAGAACGCGGTGCTGGCCGCCGAGCTGGCGCGCGTGCAGCAGCGCAGCCAGCGGGTGCTGCAGGAGCGCGCCGCGGCGCAAGAACGCCAGGCTGCCGAGCTGGTGCAGCTGCGCGCCCAGCTGCTGGGCCGCGACAACTTGCTCGCCAGCCTGCGCGACGACATGCAGGCGCTCGAGGCCGCCGCGCCGGGCCTGCGCCACCGCCAGGAGCAGGCCGAGCAGATCCGTCATCAACTCAGCCGCATCCAGGATCTGGAACGCGCCCTGCTGCGCGCCCGCCAGGACGCCGCCCTGGCCGAGCAGCGCCAGCGTGAAAGCCAGGCTGAGCTGCAGCGCCTGCAGACGCTCGCGCCGGCCGAGCCGGTGGCGAACGCTGCACCCGAGCCCGCGTCATCGCCTGACCTGGGCGAACGCGCCGTGCTCTGCGTCGGCGGCCGGCCGAGCGTGGTGCCCATCTACCGCCAGCTGATCGAGGGCACGGGCGGCCGTTTTCTGCACCATGACGGCGGCGAAGAAGACGCCGTCGCCAAGCTCGACGCCAGCCTGGCCGCCGCCGACCTGGTGATCTGCCAGACCGGCTGCATCAGCCACGACGCCTACTGGCGGGTCAAGGACCACTGCAAACGCCACGGCAAGCGCTGCGTCTACGTCGAATCGCCCAGCGCCAGCAGCCTACGCCGAGCGCTGGGTGCGCTGGAGGCCGGCAGTTCCGCAGCTGCGGCCGACGACGCGACATGA
- a CDS encoding TonB family protein: MHKTPALATPRRPVVLGLVLTAHLSGVLGLAWALHGRPASPPAARPMTVAVSLLPQRIPQAKDSAPAPRPERAPRPSLAAAPSLPVLQAMAQAPSVVSAPVTLEAEASKARADLPLLAAVAQQTAASPVSARPMPAHPVDIGSPAQLPAEHGDCAARQAARLYPAALRERGIEGQVLLRVQVAEDGRAAEVRVQRGSGWRLLDQAAQALALACRYVPAQARTQEQLQALSSWVEVPVRFALQRGSSGNPTSSESPH; this comes from the coding sequence ATGCACAAGACACCTGCCCTCGCCACACCGCGCCGCCCGGTCGTGCTGGGCCTGGTGCTGACGGCCCATCTGAGCGGTGTGCTGGGCCTGGCCTGGGCCTTGCACGGGCGGCCGGCCAGCCCGCCTGCTGCACGGCCGATGACGGTTGCCGTGTCGCTGCTGCCGCAGAGGATTCCGCAGGCGAAGGATTCCGCTCCTGCGCCACGACCTGAGCGGGCGCCGAGGCCTTCCCTGGCTGCCGCCCCGAGCTTGCCCGTGTTGCAGGCGATGGCACAGGCACCCTCTGTCGTCAGTGCCCCTGTGACGCTCGAAGCCGAAGCCAGCAAGGCCCGTGCAGACCTGCCTCTGCTGGCCGCGGTGGCCCAGCAAACGGCAGCCAGCCCTGTCAGCGCCCGGCCCATGCCCGCACATCCGGTCGACATCGGCAGCCCGGCGCAGCTGCCGGCCGAGCATGGCGATTGCGCCGCGCGCCAGGCGGCCCGGCTCTACCCGGCGGCGCTGCGCGAACGCGGCATCGAGGGCCAGGTGCTGCTGCGCGTGCAGGTGGCCGAAGACGGCCGGGCGGCCGAGGTGCGCGTGCAACGCGGCAGCGGCTGGCGCCTGCTGGACCAGGCCGCGCAAGCCCTGGCCCTGGCCTGCCGCTATGTGCCGGCCCAGGCGCGCACGCAGGAGCAGCTGCAGGCACTGAGCAGCTGGGTGGAGGTGCCGGTGCGCTTTGCCTTGCAGCGCGGCAGCAGCGGCAACCCGACAAGCTCCGAGTCGCCGCACTGA
- a CDS encoding ATP-binding cassette domain-containing protein, which translates to MSRLLQMDQLGLRLGSGPGAPELGPFSLTLQAGERVAILGPSGAGKSSLLRLMAGELRPQRGQLRLDGRPLQDWPAAALALRRAVLPQQHGVAFGLPVELVVSLGRVAQATRDGDPQQAQIVAAALLQAQAGHLAGRRFDSLSGGEQARVQMARVFAQAWDCEAGLLLVDEPLAALDPGLALELMERWRRFAAARGHALVAVLHDLHLAMQNFERLWLLQAGRLLADCGAVPAALPLLEQLYGVRLRLLRDGEGSALVASLAPAAAPRRVA; encoded by the coding sequence ATGAGCCGCCTGCTGCAAATGGACCAGCTGGGCCTGCGCCTGGGCTCGGGGCCCGGTGCGCCCGAGCTGGGCCCCTTCAGCCTGACCCTGCAGGCGGGCGAGCGCGTGGCCATCCTCGGCCCCAGCGGCGCTGGCAAATCCAGCCTGCTCCGACTGATGGCCGGCGAGTTGCGCCCGCAGCGCGGCCAGCTGCGCCTGGACGGCCGGCCGCTGCAGGACTGGCCGGCTGCGGCGCTGGCCCTGCGGCGCGCGGTGCTGCCGCAGCAGCATGGCGTGGCCTTTGGCCTGCCGGTGGAGCTGGTGGTGTCGCTGGGCCGGGTGGCGCAAGCCACGCGCGATGGCGACCCGCAACAGGCGCAGATCGTCGCCGCTGCGCTGCTGCAGGCCCAGGCCGGGCACCTGGCCGGCCGGCGCTTCGACAGCCTCTCGGGCGGCGAGCAGGCACGCGTGCAGATGGCGCGCGTGTTCGCCCAGGCCTGGGACTGCGAGGCCGGCCTGCTGCTGGTGGACGAGCCCCTGGCCGCCCTGGACCCGGGCCTGGCCCTGGAGCTGATGGAGCGCTGGCGCCGCTTTGCCGCCGCCCGCGGCCATGCCTTGGTGGCGGTGCTGCACGACCTGCACCTGGCGATGCAGAACTTCGAGCGCCTCTGGCTGCTGCAAGCCGGCCGCCTGCTGGCCGACTGCGGCGCCGTGCCCGCCGCCCTGCCCTTGCTGGAGCAGCTCTACGGCGTGCGCCTGCGTCTGCTGCGCGATGGCGAGGGCTCGGCCCTGGTGGCCAGCCTGGCGCCTGCGGCCGCGCCGCGGCGCGTGGCCTGA
- a CDS encoding FecCD family ABC transporter permease → MNPSLSTATPLRPQLSATGLLGLALLLGSALALHLGAVQIAPGDWLLWPGGEAPLSGGAHVLWHLRLPRVGLSLAVGAALGLAGCLSQALFRNPMADPGLLGISAGAAAAVALCLTLFAGLQFQLPPAWQIWLLPVAGFAGALGVCWALERLARWLAPGSVSALLLCGLAVQALAFALVGLCSHLATDEQLRALSFWSLGSLAGANGWLLLLMGVALLAVALQARRWAQPLNALALGREQAAHVGVDVQGLRRRSVLGIALLSALAVSACGSIGFIGLMAPHLARQLVGPDLRRLMPCAMLSGALLLLLADTLARTLAVPAEIPVGIFSALLGAPCFLWLLRQSLRHGAVT, encoded by the coding sequence ATGAATCCCTCGCTGAGCACGGCCACCCCGTTGCGGCCGCAGCTGTCGGCCACCGGGCTGCTGGGCCTGGCCCTGCTGCTGGGCAGCGCCCTGGCCCTGCATCTGGGCGCGGTGCAGATCGCGCCGGGCGACTGGCTGCTCTGGCCGGGTGGCGAGGCGCCGCTGAGCGGCGGCGCCCATGTGCTTTGGCATCTGCGCCTGCCGCGTGTGGGTTTGAGCCTTGCGGTCGGCGCGGCCCTGGGCCTGGCCGGCTGCCTGAGCCAGGCTTTGTTTCGCAACCCCATGGCCGACCCCGGCCTGCTGGGCATCAGCGCCGGCGCGGCCGCCGCGGTGGCCCTGTGCCTGACCCTGTTCGCCGGCCTGCAGTTCCAGCTGCCGCCGGCCTGGCAGATCTGGCTGCTGCCGGTGGCGGGCTTTGCCGGGGCGCTGGGCGTGTGCTGGGCGCTGGAGCGCCTGGCGCGCTGGCTGGCGCCGGGCTCGGTGTCAGCCCTGCTGCTTTGCGGCCTGGCGGTGCAGGCCCTGGCCTTCGCCCTGGTGGGCTTGTGCAGCCATCTGGCCACCGATGAACAGCTGCGCGCGCTGAGCTTCTGGAGCCTGGGCTCGCTGGCCGGCGCCAATGGCTGGCTGCTGCTGCTGATGGGCGTGGCCCTGCTGGCCGTGGCGCTGCAGGCCCGGCGCTGGGCCCAGCCCTTGAATGCCCTGGCCCTGGGGCGCGAGCAGGCGGCCCATGTCGGCGTCGATGTGCAGGGCCTGCGGCGGCGCAGCGTGCTGGGCATTGCCCTGCTCTCGGCCCTGGCCGTGTCGGCCTGCGGCAGCATCGGCTTCATCGGCTTGATGGCGCCGCATCTGGCGCGCCAGCTGGTCGGGCCCGATCTGCGCCGCTTGATGCCCTGCGCCATGCTGAGCGGCGCCCTCTTGCTGCTGCTGGCCGACACCCTGGCCCGCACCCTGGCCGTGCCGGCCGAGATCCCGGTCGGCATCTTCAGCGCCCTGCTCGGTGCGCCCTGTTTCTTGTGGCTGCTGCGCCAGTCCCTGCGCCACGGAGCTGTCACATGA
- a CDS encoding heme/hemin ABC transporter substrate-binding protein, with the protein MKRRQFSAGAGLGLLMAAGATPLCAAPSPQRLISIGGALTELVYALGAEASLVGVDSTSLYPPQAQRLPNVGYARTLATEGLLALQAQLIIATEDAGPPAVLRQLEAAGVPLQILRAEHRFEGLIARTRRLGELLNRRSEATALCERLERDWQASLRQVAQRSAGPRGSRLAPRVLFILSHGMGQVRIAGQDTAADAMLSYAGARNALQGVSGYKPLTPEAVIAAAPEHILLTEQGLAAAGGLEALLKLPGLAQTPAGQQRRVLALDALELLGFGPRLPQALARLAQGLYPEPGRAGAGA; encoded by the coding sequence GTGAAGCGCCGCCAGTTCAGCGCCGGGGCAGGCCTGGGCCTGTTGATGGCCGCTGGGGCGACGCCTCTGTGCGCTGCGCCCAGCCCGCAGCGCCTGATCAGCATCGGCGGCGCGCTGACCGAGCTGGTCTATGCCCTGGGCGCGGAGGCCAGCCTGGTCGGCGTGGACAGCACCTCGCTCTACCCGCCGCAAGCCCAACGCCTGCCCAATGTCGGCTACGCACGCACACTGGCCACCGAGGGCCTGCTGGCCCTGCAAGCCCAGCTCATCATCGCCACCGAAGACGCCGGCCCGCCGGCCGTGCTGCGCCAGCTGGAGGCGGCCGGCGTGCCCTTGCAGATCCTGCGCGCCGAGCACCGCTTCGAAGGCCTGATCGCCCGCACCCGCCGACTCGGCGAGCTGCTGAACCGCCGCAGCGAAGCCACTGCCCTGTGCGAGCGCCTGGAACGTGACTGGCAGGCCAGCCTGCGCCAGGTGGCCCAGCGCAGCGCCGGCCCGCGCGGCAGCCGGCTGGCGCCGCGCGTGCTCTTCATCCTCTCGCACGGCATGGGCCAGGTGCGCATCGCCGGCCAGGATACGGCTGCCGATGCCATGCTCAGTTATGCCGGCGCACGCAATGCCTTGCAGGGCGTGAGCGGCTACAAGCCCTTGACGCCGGAAGCGGTGATCGCCGCTGCCCCTGAGCACATCCTCCTGACCGAGCAAGGCCTGGCTGCGGCCGGCGGCCTGGAGGCCTTGCTCAAGCTGCCCGGCCTGGCGCAGACCCCAGCCGGCCAGCAACGCCGCGTGCTTGCGCTGGATGCCCTGGAGCTGCTGGGCTTCGGCCCGCGCCTGCCCCAGGCTCTGGCCCGCTTGGCGCAAGGCCTCTACCCCGAGCCCGGCCGCGCTGGGGCCGGCGCATGA